TCTGGGCGTTGGCGCTGGGGGTCTGGAAATTCAGACAGATGGCGACATCGCCGACGGCCCTGGCGCACCCGTACGTCGACATCGCGCATCGTGCGGCACTGATGTACTCGTTCGCGACGCTCGTCCTCGCCGCACTCACCGAATTCAGCTCGTTCCCGACGGCAGTGAACCTCACGGCCGGCCTCGTCGCCGTCTTCTTCTTCGTCGCGGCCATCGGAAGCTACATGGTGCACGGATTTTTGAAGGACACCGACAATCAGTTCGAACATCCGGTCCGCGGGACGCACGCATTCATGTGGGCGCTGATCGGTGGCGAAATCGGCGGCACGGCCGTTCTGCTTACCGGTTTCGTTGTGGGACAGTTCTTCTGACCGCTTCAATGGTCCATTCATACGATCAGATAACTTCAAAGCTCCATTCGAGCGATCACCCCACATGCACGTTCGGACGACGCTCGATATCCGGCTCGGCCCGCCGGAGAACCTCGCGCGTCACAGGTGCCACTTCCCCGACGCCGAGGAAAAGGAAGCTCACCAAGTTTGCCAGCGGATTCCCCTCGGACCACTCGAAGTACGCATCCGGCTTCACACCCGTAGTGTCGCGAATCTTCAACAGCACCGCGGCAATCGAGTTCGGCACCGCCACCGCGTCGACCCACAGCACACGAAATTGCCCACGCTGGCGGCCGTGGACCAGCAGATCCGTCGAGAATTCGGACGCATCTTCGACGTTCGCCTCCAGAAACATAATCGGATCTGCCGACGGGATGCTGCTCTCCTTACGCTGGCGAGCTTCCTTGGCTTCGTACTCATCGAGATCGAGGTGACGAGAGTCGTGGCAAACCACCTGAATGCTTCCCCGCGCGGCCGCCTCTTCGATGAACCGGAGCGCTACTTCGTCGAACACGACTGAAGTGGTGCGCAATTCAAATGATCTCGACACCCGGGACCAGAAGGACACGACGAGAATCGTCACGATGAAGAAGGACGCCACTTTCACACCATCGGGACGTTCGAAGATGTTCGCGACCGTGGTGTAGACAAAAATTGTTGCGACGATCGCGAACAGCCACACCCGTCCTCGCTGACCGTGCCGGGCGGCAGAAAGCGTCACGGCTACCGATGCAGAGGTAATGAGCACCAGGACGCCCGTCGCGTACGCTGCGCTCTGCGCATCTACGTTCGCCTTGAAGTAGATCGTGACGACAAAAGCGATCACCGAAAACACCAGTACCAGTGGCCGAATCGCGCGTGCCCACTCGGGCGCCATGCCGTACTTCGGGAGATAGCGGGGCACGAGATTGAGTAGTCCCGCCAATGCCGATGCGCCCGCGAACCACAGGATTGCAATGGTACTGACGTCGTAGATCGTACCGAATGCACTACCGAGATATTCGTGCGCCAGGAACGCCAGCGCGCGACCGTTGGCCTGACCACCGCTGTCGAATTCATTCTCCGGAATGAGAACGGTGGTGACGATACTCGACGTCAGCAGAAATCCGCTCATGATCAGTGCGGCGCTGGTCAGTAGTCGTTTGGCACCGCGAATGCGGCCGGCCAGTTCATCCTTGTCACCTCCGTCGATCTGCGGCATCACCGCGACACCGGTCTCGAAACCGGACAGGCCGAGCGCCAGTTTCGGGAACACGATGAGTGCGACGGCGATCATCATCAGGGGATTGCCGTGCTCGGCCGTCATCGCGTGCTGCCAGTCGGTGATGAGCGAGGGCGCCTTTGCGATCTCGTAGAATCCCATTCCGATCACTACGATGTTCAAGGCCAGATACGTTCCGACCAGAACGACCGCAATTCCCATTGCCTCGGTAAATCCCTTGAGGAACACTGCTGCGAGAAGCGCGAGAAGCGCCAACGTGATGAGCACGTGAGCGCTACCCAAATTTGTTGGAGCAAAGGGATTTTCGATGACATGTGCCGATGCGTCAGCCGCAGAAAGCGTCATTGTGATCAAAAAGTCGGTGGCCGCGAATCCCAGCAGCACCAGGACGAACAGCTTTCCGCTCCACTTCGGCATCAGCCTTTCCAGCATGGCGATCGATCCCTCACCGTTCGGGCTCTCACGAGCGACACGGCGGTAGACCGGAAGGGCGCCGAACAACGTCAGAAGAATGAGGACGACAGTGGCCAGGGGTGCCAACGTGCCGGCAGCCAATGCCGCGATACCCGGTTGGTAACCCAGCGTCGAGAAGTAATCCACACCCGTCAGACACATCACCTTCCACCACGGATGTGTGTGAGCCACCGTGGTGGGCTTCCGGTAGGGACCTAGGTGCCCTGACGGTTGTTCGGTGATGTCACTCAGAAGCCATGCCCGCAAGCGCACCATGCGCAGAGCGTAAACCCGCCCGATACCCGCCGACGCAACTACTGTGGAACCCATGACACACGTGGTGGTCGCTGGTGCCGGCCTGGGTGGAATTGCCTGCGCACACGAACTGGCGCACAAAGGTGTTTCCGTCACCATCGTCGACCGCAACGATTACCACCAATTCCAACCGTTGCTCTATCAGGTTGCGACGGCGCAGTTGCCTGCCGCCGACGTCGCACGACCGCTCGCAACGATCTTCGAAGGCTTCGAGAACGTCCGAGTGGTTCAGGCAGAGATCAGCACCCTGGATTTTGCCTCACTGTCACTCACCGCCGCAGGCGAAAAGATCTCGGGCGACTATCTCGTCGTCGCAGCTGGAGCGCGCGCCAACTTCTTCGGAACGCCCGGCGCAGAGGAATTTTCGTTCCCGCTGTACTCCGTCGCCGACGCCGAGAAGCTTCGTCACCACGTCAGCGAGGTGCTGCGCGGTGAACACGATCCACTCGACGTCGTCATCGTCGGAGGCGGACCGACCGGCGTCGAGACCGCGGGCGCCTTCGCCGAACTGTTCACGGCTCTGCGCAAGATGAATCATCCAGGCGGTCGCGGGGAGGCCTGGCTCGTCAACCACGGGCCTGCGTTGCTGGCACCGTTCAGTGAACGCTCGCATGTCTACGCACACGACAAGCTGGTCGAACACGGCGCGAAAGTTCGACTCGGGGTCGGCGTCACCGCAGTCGATGCCGATGGCGTCGTGCTCAGTGACTCCACCCGCATCGACTCACGGACCGTCATCTGGGCCGGCGGCGAATCCGCGGCACCAGTGGCCGCGACCGGCGACGCGAAGCCCGGTCCCGGCGGACGACTCGACGTGCTGGCCGATCTCACCGTCCCGAGGTTCGACAATGTCTACGCCGTCGGCGACGTGGCGAACATTCCGAATGTAGACGGAAGGACATTGCCCCAGTTGGGTTCGGTCGCTCAGCAAGCAGGGACTTGGGCGGCCCACAACATCGAGCTGACTATCGCGGGAAAGCATCGGAAGGTCTTCCAGTACAAGGACAAGGGCATCATGGCGATGATCGGCCGCGGGGCCGCTGTCGCAGAGGTCGGCGCGCACCGACATCAGGTGGAGGGGCCACTCGCATTCGCGGCGTGGCTCGGCGTCCATGCCGCACTACTGAGCGGCGCGCACAGCAAAGTCGACGCTTTCCTGTCCTGGGCGTGGGACTACTTCGACAGCGATCACGCCGCGATCGTCGAGTGCCACGGCAATCCGAAGCGGATCGCCTGGGCCGACGACGTGAAGCCGACCATCTGACACGTCTCTAGCGCAGAACATCCGTTCCGACGAACGGCACCAAAGCTTCCGGCACCCGAACGGTCCCGTCGGCCTGCTGGTGATTCTCGAGGATCGCCACGATCCACCGCGTCGTGGCCAATGTTCCGTTCAGCGTCGCAGCAATCTGCGGCTTGCCGTTGTCGTCGCGGTACCGAACACCCAGGCGTCGGGCCTGGAAGGTCGTGCAGTTCGACGTCGAGGTCAGCTCGCGGTAGGCATTCTGCGTCGGCACCCAAGCCTCGCAGTCGAACTTGCGCGCCGCCGAGGACCCGAGATCGCCACCGGCGACGTCGATGATTCGGTACGGAAGCTCCACTGCTGCAAGCATTTCGCGCTCGAACTCGAGAAGCTTGCGATGCTCGGCCGCTGCATCCTCGGGCTTGATGTAGGAAAACATCTCGATCTTGTCGAACTGGTGGACGCGGATGATCCCGCGAGTGTCCTTGCCGTACGAACCCGCTTCGCGACGAAAGCACGTCGACCAGCCCGCATAGCGCTTCGGGCCTTCGGACAGGTCGAGGATCTCGCCTGCGTGATAGCCGGCCAGCGCGACTTCCGACGTGCCGACGAGATACAGATCGTCGGCTTCGAGTCGGTAGATTTCATCGGCGTGCGCTCCCAGGAATCCGGTTCCCGCCATGATCTCCGGCCGCACCACCACCGGCGGGATCATCATGGTGAACCCGTTCTTGACGGCCTTCTGCGCCGCCAGTTGCAACATCCCCTGCTGCAGCAGCGCACCGTACCCGGTCATGAAGTAGAACCGCGAACCCGACACCTTCGCGCCGCGTTCCATGTCGATCAGCTTCAGCGACTCACCAAGCTCGAGGTGGTCCTTCGGCTCGAAGTCGAACGTCGGGATCTCACCGACGGTTTCCATCAACACGAAGTCGTCTTCGCCGCCGGCCGGAGCTCCCTCTTCGACGACGTTCGACAACGCGCGTTGCGCGCTGTCCACCGCAGCATCTGCCTCGTTCTGGCGCGCCTCAGCAGCCTTGACCTTCGCCGCCAGTTCGGACGACCCTGCCAACAACGCAGGACGCTCCTCCGCTGACGCCTTCCCGACGCGTTTGCCGAGGGCCTTCTGCTCGGCGCGGAGCTGATCGCCGGCAAGCACTGCGGCCCGTCGGGACGCATCGGCGCCGAGGAGCACGTCGACTAGCGCGGGATCTTCCCCACGGGTGTGCTGTGAGGCACGGACGACATCGGGATTCTCACGAAGAAACTTCAGGTCGATCACGAGGAAAACCTTACTTGCCGAGCAAGACCAGGTAGTCCTCGCGTCCGAACATGCGCGCCGCGTCGATCGCCGACGGATGACCACCGTGCGGATCCGCTCCGCCCTCGACCAGCTCCCGCACCACCTCGTCCTCCCCCTTGAAGACCGCGCCTGCGAGCGGCGTCTGGCCCTTCTCGTTCGGCCGATTCACATCTGCACCCTGGCCGACCAGCATGCGAACAGTGCGCGGGTGACCGTGATAGGCCGCCAGCATGACCAGGGTGTCCCCCGCCTCGTTGTTGAGGTCGACCGGCACTCCGGCGTCCAGATATATCTTCAACGACTCGGCATCACCGTCGCGGGCCATCGTGAACAGTCGGCCCGCAAGCTCGGCGATGTCAGCACTGGTCTCCTCGGGGTCTGTCATAGGAACCGAAGATACTCGGGCATGATGGAGTTGATGTCCACCAGCGATCCGGTTCGGCCGGGGAAACCCACAACGACACGCAACCCGCGCACAGTATCGGCGCACGGTGCGCGTCGAGGACTCGCCTTCGTCGCTGTGGGGGCCGTCGCG
This region of Rhodococcus sp. PAMC28707 genomic DNA includes:
- a CDS encoding amino acid transporter, producing the protein MVRLRAWLLSDITEQPSGHLGPYRKPTTVAHTHPWWKVMCLTGVDYFSTLGYQPGIAALAAGTLAPLATVVLILLTLFGALPVYRRVARESPNGEGSIAMLERLMPKWSGKLFVLVLLGFAATDFLITMTLSAADASAHVIENPFAPTNLGSAHVLITLALLALLAAVFLKGFTEAMGIAVVLVGTYLALNIVVIGMGFYEIAKAPSLITDWQHAMTAEHGNPLMMIAVALIVFPKLALGLSGFETGVAVMPQIDGGDKDELAGRIRGAKRLLTSAALIMSGFLLTSSIVTTVLIPENEFDSGGQANGRALAFLAHEYLGSAFGTIYDVSTIAILWFAGASALAGLLNLVPRYLPKYGMAPEWARAIRPLVLVFSVIAFVVTIYFKANVDAQSAAYATGVLVLITSASVAVTLSAARHGQRGRVWLFAIVATIFVYTTVANIFERPDGVKVASFFIVTILVVSFWSRVSRSFELRTTSVVFDEVALRFIEEAAARGSIQVVCHDSRHLDLDEYEAKEARQRKESSIPSADPIMFLEANVEDASEFSTDLLVHGRQRGQFRVLWVDAVAVPNSIAAVLLKIRDTTGVKPDAYFEWSEGNPLANLVSFLFLGVGEVAPVTREVLRRAEPDIERRPNVHVG
- a CDS encoding NAD(P)/FAD-dependent oxidoreductase, yielding MTHVVVAGAGLGGIACAHELAHKGVSVTIVDRNDYHQFQPLLYQVATAQLPAADVARPLATIFEGFENVRVVQAEISTLDFASLSLTAAGEKISGDYLVVAAGARANFFGTPGAEEFSFPLYSVADAEKLRHHVSEVLRGEHDPLDVVIVGGGPTGVETAGAFAELFTALRKMNHPGGRGEAWLVNHGPALLAPFSERSHVYAHDKLVEHGAKVRLGVGVTAVDADGVVLSDSTRIDSRTVIWAGGESAAPVAATGDAKPGPGGRLDVLADLTVPRFDNVYAVGDVANIPNVDGRTLPQLGSVAQQAGTWAAHNIELTIAGKHRKVFQYKDKGIMAMIGRGAAVAEVGAHRHQVEGPLAFAAWLGVHAALLSGAHSKVDAFLSWAWDYFDSDHAAIVECHGNPKRIAWADDVKPTI
- the serS gene encoding serine--tRNA ligase; protein product: MIDLKFLRENPDVVRASQHTRGEDPALVDVLLGADASRRAAVLAGDQLRAEQKALGKRVGKASAEERPALLAGSSELAAKVKAAEARQNEADAAVDSAQRALSNVVEEGAPAGGEDDFVLMETVGEIPTFDFEPKDHLELGESLKLIDMERGAKVSGSRFYFMTGYGALLQQGMLQLAAQKAVKNGFTMMIPPVVVRPEIMAGTGFLGAHADEIYRLEADDLYLVGTSEVALAGYHAGEILDLSEGPKRYAGWSTCFRREAGSYGKDTRGIIRVHQFDKIEMFSYIKPEDAAAEHRKLLEFEREMLAAVELPYRIIDVAGGDLGSSAARKFDCEAWVPTQNAYRELTSTSNCTTFQARRLGVRYRDDNGKPQIAATLNGTLATTRWIVAILENHQQADGTVRVPEALVPFVGTDVLR
- a CDS encoding ankyrin repeat domain-containing protein: MTDPEETSADIAELAGRLFTMARDGDAESLKIYLDAGVPVDLNNEAGDTLVMLAAYHGHPRTVRMLVGQGADVNRPNEKGQTPLAGAVFKGEDEVVRELVEGGADPHGGHPSAIDAARMFGREDYLVLLGK